The Negativicutes bacterium genomic interval GACGCTCTACATTTCCGGCCAACTCTCGCGGGATCCCGCCAGCGGACAAATCCCGGCAGGTGGTATTGGACCCGAAACACGCCAGGCTCTGCAAAATTTGAATTTAGTCCTGCAGGCAGCCGGTTTGCAGCCATCGGATGTGGTGATGTGCCGTATCTATTTACCGGATGTTGCCTTATGGGATCAGATGAATCTGGAATATGCCCGCTTTTTTGGTGAACACAAACCGGCCC includes:
- a CDS encoding RidA family protein, whose amino-acid sequence is MQLIQTEFSQAKPGFYTPGMISGKTLYISGQLSRDPASGQIPAGGIGPETRQALQNLNLVLQAAGLQPSDVVMCRIYLPDVALWDQMNLEYARFFGEHKPARMVVPCGALHYGCLVEVEAVAEIH